TCAAACTCTCCAGCTGGGCATAAGTCAtcactgggagggcactgaggggagggagggcagcacaGGACACAAGGTCAGCACAGACAAACAGCACAGCTCTTACTGAtctgccctccctcctccagagcccagcctgagccctgcagctgctccagcccaggcaggaaaggGTCAATGGCAGCAAACTCCCACCTGGCTGTGGTGGCTGTGGTTGTGGCAGCTGTGGAGGTCACAGCTCCAATGGCACCTGTGGTGGTCAATGGCTTCAGGTTCAAAGGGAAGCCAGAAGCAGAAGTTGTCCCTGCAGGAAGAGatccaagtcaggcagcagaaggGGACACAGCTGGCACCTCTcacaccagagcagctccagggtgcCCATGGctacaggagctgcagcagatccCTCTGAAGGGAACAGCAGCAAATCCTACATCAGTCAAGGAGGGAATGCAAACATGCCCAGCCCCTTGTCAATATCCCCGTGTTTTACTGCTGGAACCAAGAACTGCCAGCACAcccagctcctcccctgcaccTCTGAGTGCATGAGAGAACTTCTGTGTTTTCACAAGGAGATGGAAAAGGATCAGAGAAAGACAGACTCTGCTGTTTTCAGTTACTTGAGGGCTTTGGAAatcacagctgctctgctcctaCTCTAACATGGCCCTTTACACCTGTACAGAGCACTGAATTCAGTGTCCCTTCCCTTCAGTGCCTTTCAGCACCCTGCTCCTACCAGTGGCAGTGCTTGTGGTGGCAGCTGTGGTTCCAGGAACCTTCAATCCAAAGCCAAGTGTCCCCAGAGTGGCTGTCCCAGTGGAACCAGTGGAGGTGGCACCCACTGTGAAGAGAAGACACCATTGACAGGTGGCATGAGCCATGGCATGCAGGGCCCTTGGAGAAGCTGTGCCCAGcctgctcctctctccctgcaacagccccagccccaggagagcagcagcagccctaaggaagcagcagcagcacccccagccccaggggagcacccccagccccctggctgcccctgcatgGCCCCAGGGCCAAACCTGCCTGCAGAGACTCACGTGAGAGGCCCGTGGTGCTGGAGGAGGCTGGGGCTGAAGAAGTTGCCACAGATGCAAACAAGGAGGGCCCCGTGGAGCCCAGCACTGaggtggtgctggtggtggaGGCCGTGCTGGCAGCTGTGGATGTCACTGCAGGGACAAACAGCTCCAGGTGAACAAGCAGAGCACACTGAGCTCCCACCCCCTGCACaacagccctgctgggagggTGACACCAACTGCCCAGCCACACCTGGTTCTGGGCCATGGCAGCATTTCAACCTCCTTACCCTCTTATTCTCCCTCCACTCCTTGTCTTGCACCATCTGCCCCTTTAAGATTGTGCCTCCCTTCCCCTGTGCTCCCCAAACAAGCACAGAACAGAATCTGGCATGAGGGACACAATCAGAACCACAGGACACAGTGTCCAAAGGCTCTGGGAACTGTCAAAGATCCCCACTGCCAGGGCAAACCCACAGGAACAAACACTTGTGGCCCCTTCCCACACCCCAGTCTAAGAGATTTGTCTGCTTCCAACAGACAGCTACAGGCAGGAGGAGAGCAGAGTCCCCAAAGCCTTGAGGAATTGTTTTCTAGAACAGCTCCCTACCTCCCAGCTTGGCTCCAAAGCTCAGGGTGGGTGCCTGGCTGGTGCTTGTGGTCAGTGTTGCTGTGCTTGTACTGGTGGCTGCTGATGAAGGCTGAGCCCCAAAGGTCAGGCCTGAACCaggagcaaaaggaaaagatgGCATTCCTTCCTCCAGGCTAAAGAGCAAGTgctgcccagcactgcagcccctggaCAGCCTGGCAGAAACACCTCTGGCCCCAGCACAAGCCAGTGGCTGCAGAGCCAAACCCCCACAGCATCCCCAGATACACCCATGCCAAAGGCTCCAGCCCCCAGCTGCCCCCCgaggctgtgtcacagcacagggcacagctgtgacagccaggacacacacagtgtcaccatgcaaTTTCAGAAAGCCTCAACCCACACACAGTAAGACCAAACCACTgcagaaggctgcaagcatctgccctgATTGTTCTTTAGCCCAATCTTTTACCCTCCTCAtgttgatgccctgcccctgtgtgccctctgctccctttggtggttgctcagcacacctgggcaccccatggctcactgctgtcagtgctgctcacctgctgctcacagctgtgcccactggggctggggctgggccatcccatcccagtgaccccaaactgtgcctgcagcacagccccatcccagtgaccccaaactgtgcctacagccccatcccagtgaccccaaactgtgcctgcagcccatcccagtgaccccaaactgtgcctacagcacagccccatcccagtgaccccaaactgtgcccacagccccatcccagtgaccccaaactgtgcccacagccccatcccagtgaccccaaactgtgcctacagccccatcccagtgaccccaaactgtgcctgcagccccatcccagtgaccccaaactgtgcctgcagccccatcccagtgaccccaaactgtgcctgcagccccatcccagtgaccccaaactgtgcccacagccccaccccagtgaccccaaagtgtgcctgcagccccatcccagtgaccccaaactgtgcctacagcacagccccatcccagtgaccccaaactgtgcccacagcacagccccatcccagtgaccccaaactgtgcccacagcacagccccatcccagtgaccccaaactgtgtccccgtgtcccactgTGACACCCCTCGCCCCCCAGGCTGCTCACCCACCTGAGGGCTGCCCCCCGAGGCTGAAGGGCGCTGCTGTGGGGGTGGCAGCTGCCAGGGTGGCCgtgctggtgctggcagcagccgcAGGGGCCGTGCCAAAGCTCAGCCCGGCCGCCGTGGCCGGCGCAGCCGCGGTGCCGATGCTGAACCCGGCCGTGCCCGCCTGGCTCGTGCTGCCACTGGAGAAGGTGAAGCCTCCTGGGGTCCCAGAGacagccgtgctgctgctgctgctgctggcagcagagccaaagGCAAAGCCAGACTGGGCTGCTGCCTGGCTCGAGGGGGTGCTGGTTGCAGCAGGGGCACCAAAGGAAAAGCCCCCCGTGATTGCAGGAGCTGGAGTGGCAGTGCTGGCTCCAAAGGTCACTTTTGGGGTGTTTGccctggggaagagaagaaaagaaatgaaGCCATTCTCCTTGAGACACACATCCACCCAAGTGCACAGCTGGCTTCCTCCCTGAGCATTTGCTGACAGCAGAAAGCTCCTTTCAGAGAATGCACAGCTGGCCAGGCTGTGTCCCAGTTCTGCCAACAGACTCCAtccagctgctgtcactgccatCCCCCTCAGGGCTCATTCCACTGCCTGTCCCTTCATGGCCTCCACCCACCCAGGGACTACAGAGCATCTTATGGAGTACACGTGcagctgctccttcttctcccagCTCACCGTTTCCATTCCCTCTACCCAAGGCTGTTTTTTCCTGCTCGTCCCCATTTGAGCTCCCTTCCCACAGCTCCCATCTGGCGAgctttgccagcagcagctctgcagaaccgCTCCAGAGCTCGCCGCCTCTCCTGATCGGCAAATCCCTCCCAAAGTGCCGGGAAAGCATTCAGAGCGCTCCGGATGCGGGTCAGAGAGAACGAGACGTTTGAtattgggcagcagagcttgggcATTTCTGCGAGCTCGCGTCTGCAGCCCCGTTCCGGCCGGGATCGCGGCACATCCCCTTCCCCACGTGCGGGGCTCCCGTGCgaacggagcggggccggggccggggctcgcCGAGCCCTGCAGGGCGCTGGCAGGAGCCGGCACAAGGGGCAGGGCTCGCTCCGAGCAGCTTTGCCCGGAGAGCCCTCGCCCGGCACCCA
The nucleotide sequence above comes from Melospiza melodia melodia isolate bMelMel2 chromosome 16, bMelMel2.pri, whole genome shotgun sequence. Encoded proteins:
- the LOC134425614 gene encoding nuclear pore glycoprotein p62-like, encoding MSQFSFGAAAPGGAFGLGAPRAATTATTATSGFSFSAPAPAPASTGFSFGSAAPAAGGSQPAGLFSFSRPGTAAQPSSFSFGSASAAPAATTAAAFSMGANTPKVTFGASTATPAPAITGGFSFGAPAATSTPSSQAAAQSGFAFGSAASSSSSSTAVSGTPGGFTFSSGSTSQAGTAGFSIGTAAAPATAAGLSFGTAPAAAASTSTATLAAATPTAAPFSLGGQPSGLTFGAQPSSAATSTSTATLTTSTSQAPTLSFGAKLGVTSTAASTASTTSTTSVLGSTGPSLFASVATSSAPASSSTTGLSLGATSTGSTGTATLGTLGFGLKVPGTTAATTSTATGTTSASGFPLNLKPLTTTGAIGAVTSTAATTTATTASALPVMTYAQLESLINKWSLELEDQEKHFLHQATQVNAWDRMLIENGEKITSLHREVEKVKVDQKRLDQELDFILSQQKELEDLLTPLEESVKEQSGTIYLQHADEERERTYKLAENIDAQLKRMAQDLKDIIDHLNTSGGPADTSDPLQQICKILNAHMDSLQWIDQNSAVLQRKVEEVTKVCESRRKEQERSFRITFD